The following DNA comes from Armatimonadota bacterium.
ACACAGACCCCGTCCAAGTCGAGATCGTCCGCCTGCTAGTAGACGATGATAAGCTCATGATCGTTGGCGACAGCCAACAATCGATCTTTAGGTTTCGAGGCGCCGATGCGTCTGTCTTCCAAGCAGAGATCGAGCGCGCGAGCGAAGCCCAGCTCTGCCAACTCCCCGACAATTTCCGCAGCCATCCAGAAGTCCTCGACTTCGTCGATCACATTTTCGGCCATGCCTGGTCGAATGCCTACCAACTGTCTAAGCCCGCGCGACCGCGCGACAGCGCCCCCCAACCCGAAACTCGCGTCCAAGTCTGGCACTCCCACCAAGACCCCTATGCAGAACCCAACGCCATCGCCCGAGCCATCCGCCATTGGGTCGACGACCAGACGTTCCACATCGACGATCGTCCGGTTCGTTTTGGCGATTTCGCCATTCTCATGCCTCGCTTTACTCACGTTGCCCGCCTCGAAAACGCGCTCGCATCAGAATCGATACCCTACTTCGTCGTGGGCGGCGGTCGAGGCTACTGGCTTCGCTACGAGGTGCGCGATCTGGCCAATCTGCTCAAATCAATGGCCAGCGACGACGACGAAATTGCCTGGATGAGCCTTCTGCGCTCGCCGATGGTCGGACTCAGCCTGGACGCCATCGCCCGCATCGGCGAAACTCGCGAAAAATCCTCCATCCTCTCCATTCTGCGAGAAAAACCGGAATGGCTTTGGGAGACCGACAAGGAAAAGATAGAAGAGTTCCTAACTTGGTGGGATCGCGTCGCCGCCCTCAGAGACCGACGGCCCGTTGGCTGGCTTCTGGGCCAAGCGCTCGAAAAAAGCCGCTACGAAGCCAAAATCATAACCGCTCCGGACGGCCCTCAACAAGTTGCCAACGTCCGCAAACTCTGGGCGATAGCGCTGGCAGAACCCGCGACGACCATCGCCGAGTTCGCCCGCAAACTCGACCTCCTGGTTCGCCTCAACCAGCGCGAAGGCAACGCCCCCACCTATGACGAGGACGCCGATGTCGTCAAAATCTTCACGATCCACGGCGCCAAAGGGCTCGAGTTCCCCATCGTCTTTTTGGCCGGTACCGCCTATCGTGGCCGTCCCGAAAGCGATTCGCTCTTGACCGAACCGCGAAAGCGCATGATCGGACTCGCATGGTCAGGCTACGAAAGCCTGAACCACCGGATAATAGACGATAGCAATCGCAGAGCCGAAGAAGCCGAAGCCAAACGCCTGCTCTATGTCGCCCTCACCCGTGCCCAAGAGCGCCTCATCGTATGCCTGACCCAAGGCGAAAACCCCATCGCTCGCACCCTCAACGGAGCCCTCAGCCAATACATCAACCGACCGACTGCCGAATTCAACTTGGGCAAAACCCGCGTCATGTGGAAAAACATGGAGTAGGGCGCAAACCCGATTCCATGAACGATGCCATCCTGCAAGAAAAAGTCTGGCTGGGCAACGCAGAGCCGCCGCCAGAAGACGACCCTTATACGGTCGAAATTTTGCGCCGCCTAAGCGCGGATACGGCATCCTCGTTCACGGCCGAACAAATGGTCGCGCTCCGGTCGGCCCTCAGTTCGGCCCGTTCCCATCCAAAGCACGCAATCGACATCCGCGGGCTGATTCCGCTCTATTTCGCCCAATACTACTTCGTTTTTCTATTCGGGCGCGACCGGCGATACCAAACGGAACATGCCATACTCGAAAGGCGAAGCGAAGTAAAGGAAAAGGCTGGCTTAGCCACCCATGCCATCGGCCTCCTTTTTCTATTCGGCACATTGACCACTGCCTGTCTCACAACCCTCTACATCGTCAAATCGCTGGCCGGCATCGACCTTCTGCCGGGCATTCACCTGCGCAGCCTCCTGCCCTTTTAGCAACAAGGGCCGAGCATTGCCCGACCCTTGTTCTTGCATCCGACCGCTACTGGCGTCGGCGTCGCACGGCAATCAGACTGCCCACGCCGCTGATCAGCGCAAACATCGATGCCGGCTCGGGCGTGCCCTGAACCTGCAGGCACCAGCTCTTCAACTTGTGCGTGTCGCCGCTAGCGCGGTCGGCCACAAACAACTCCCAGGTGCCGTTCACGTCCAACCCGTCCATCTGATCCAGCCAAGCGTTTCGAGCGCTCGTATCCAGAACCGCAGTCGGATCGGCGTTCCGCGCGTCCGGCTGCCAAGTGCCGGTCAACTGAGTACCGGAAGGCAAACTCGTCGTATGGCTGTTAAACAGCGCAATCCGGTAAATGTGAACGTCCGAAGTGCCGTTTCCAACGATCGGCGCCTCGTCGTCCAACATAATGTTCAGGCCGTCGTCGCTATAGCCGACCGTCGAACCAGATCGCTTGCCGACTCGATTCAGCAAGTAAGTCTCCTTGCCGTCCTTTCTCAAAATAGCGACCAGGTCGCCGTTCCAACCGCCTGTAATTCGCTCAATGTTCAGGCAAACGTTCAGGTCCGTAATGTTGGTGATCTGAGAACCGTTGATAACTTGCTGATTGGTAACCCCTGCAGCATTGTTGTCCGGAATAGCGACGTTCAGATCGTTGAAGTGCCACTCCTCATCGAGCGCCATTGCGCCTACTGCCAAAGCGGCGGCGCCCAAAACCATAATGCTCTTCAAGTTTCGTGCAAAGTTCATCGGTTACGTCCTCCGTTTCGATGCCTATCGGCAAAAGATGTTGAAGCAAGTCTCCAAAAGACCAATTTTGGAACCACTTGACCAAAGACTAATGCCGTAATTTCGGGTATCCTGAAGACCAAATGAAACACCTCGCTCTCACACTCTCGGCCCTCCTCGCTGCGCTCGCTTTCGCCCAGAATCCAAAGGAGACCCTGGCCACAACCGCCGACAACGCCCTGACCAATAGAGAGTCTCAGCAAGGCTGGAAACTCCTGTTCAACGGCTCCGACCTCTCGAACTGGACCGACACCGCCGGTTGGAGCGTCAAAGACGGCGCCCTCCACACCTCTGGTCGAGGAAGCGGCCTGATCTACACAGTCGACCAATTTCAAGATTTCGAGCTCAAAGTAGACTTCAAAATGAGCAAGGGCGCCAACAGCGGCGTCTTCTTGCGTCTATGGGACAAGCCCGACTGGCTCAATACTGGCATCGAAGTACAAATACTCGACACGGCAGACAAACAGACCATGGGAAAGCACGACTGCGGCGCGATCTACGACATTCAAGCGCCGCTGGCCAACGCCGCTAAACCTGCCGGCGAATGGAACACCTACCACATCATTGCTAAAGGCCAGCGCATTGCGGTCATCCTAAACGGCCACATGGTCAACCAAATCGATCTGAACAAATGGACCGAACCCGGCAAAAACCCCGACGGAACCGCCAACAAGTTCAAATACGCCTACAAAGAGATGACCAAGAAAGGCTGGATCGCGCTCCAAAACCACGGCAACGAAGTCTGGTTCAAAAACATCAAAGTCAAACCGCTCTAAACCTATGCGCGTCGCCGTTGTCGGCCTGGGCATCGCGGGCGCCTCTGCGCTCTATTGGCTGTCCAAACAAGGCGCTCAAGCCGACGGCTACGACCAGTTCTATCCAGGCTCCGAGCAAGGCAGCTCGCACGGCTCGGCGCGAATCATCCGATACTCCTACCCCGATCCGCTCTATGCCGGATTAATGAAGGAAGGCTATCGACTGTGGCGCGAATTAGAAAGCGCGACCGACCGCCAAATGATCATAACCACTGGCGGCATCTACTTCGGACCGGCCGATCATCCTGAGATAATAGCCACCGAATCAGCCCTGATCGAGTGCGGCGCCGACTACGAGAAACTCTCCCATGCCGCCGACCGCTTC
Coding sequences within:
- a CDS encoding UvrD-helicase domain-containing protein, whose amino-acid sequence is MRHTAEQRRVIEKTDGSLTVVAAAGAGKTGVLTDRYVHLVANHGLSPEQILAITFTRKATAELKSRIMDKLEKQGLHQARREAERSYIHTIQGLCRRILAENPFEAGLDPQFTVLEKGVVERLKHRAIERAFENILRQEKHEHREGTLLLARSYLNRDHRRNRSDPFHSLRSLVETLYENCLQDGLSANDLWRWASIRPGSAQERIAEIVNARLIDAGWEPDALPEIDDPDWTARAISALRQMQSDPSEAKRQAAIDAQSLLLQINPAEEAKAVKMIDALLSLTADYSKVFETLKQEAGGIDLHDLQARTRDLLRNSATVAHRYRSTFACAMVDEFQDTDPVQVEIVRLLVDDDKLMIVGDSQQSIFRFRGADASVFQAEIERASEAQLCQLPDNFRSHPEVLDFVDHIFGHAWSNAYQLSKPARPRDSAPQPETRVQVWHSHQDPYAEPNAIARAIRHWVDDQTFHIDDRPVRFGDFAILMPRFTHVARLENALASESIPYFVVGGGRGYWLRYEVRDLANLLKSMASDDDEIAWMSLLRSPMVGLSLDAIARIGETREKSSILSILREKPEWLWETDKEKIEEFLTWWDRVAALRDRRPVGWLLGQALEKSRYEAKIITAPDGPQQVANVRKLWAIALAEPATTIAEFARKLDLLVRLNQREGNAPTYDEDADVVKIFTIHGAKGLEFPIVFLAGTAYRGRPESDSLLTEPRKRMIGLAWSGYESLNHRIIDDSNRRAEEAEAKRLLYVALTRAQERLIVCLTQGENPIARTLNGALSQYINRPTAEFNLGKTRVMWKNME
- a CDS encoding 3-phosphoshikimate 1-carboxyvinyltransferase, translated to MNDAILQEKVWLGNAEPPPEDDPYTVEILRRLSADTASSFTAEQMVALRSALSSARSHPKHAIDIRGLIPLYFAQYYFVFLFGRDRRYQTEHAILERRSEVKEKAGLATHAIGLLFLFGTLTTACLTTLYIVKSLAGIDLLPGIHLRSLLPF
- a CDS encoding PEP-CTERM sorting domain-containing protein (PEP-CTERM proteins occur, often in large numbers, in the proteomes of bacteria that also encode an exosortase, a predicted intramembrane cysteine proteinase. The presence of a PEP-CTERM domain at a protein's C-terminus predicts cleavage within the sorting domain, followed by covalent anchoring to some some component of the (usually Gram-negative) cell surface. Many PEP-CTERM proteins exhibit an unusual sequence composition that includes large numbers of potential glycosylation sites. Expression of one such protein has been shown restore the ability of a bacterium to form floc, a type of biofilm.), with the protein product MNFARNLKSIMVLGAAALAVGAMALDEEWHFNDLNVAIPDNNAAGVTNQQVINGSQITNITDLNVCLNIERITGGWNGDLVAILRKDGKETYLLNRVGKRSGSTVGYSDDGLNIMLDDEAPIVGNGTSDVHIYRIALFNSHTTSLPSGTQLTGTWQPDARNADPTAVLDTSARNAWLDQMDGLDVNGTWELFVADRASGDTHKLKSWCLQVQGTPEPASMFALISGVGSLIAVRRRRQ
- a CDS encoding DUF1080 domain-containing protein, whose translation is MKHLALTLSALLAALAFAQNPKETLATTADNALTNRESQQGWKLLFNGSDLSNWTDTAGWSVKDGALHTSGRGSGLIYTVDQFQDFELKVDFKMSKGANSGVFLRLWDKPDWLNTGIEVQILDTADKQTMGKHDCGAIYDIQAPLANAAKPAGEWNTYHIIAKGQRIAVILNGHMVNQIDLNKWTEPGKNPDGTANKFKYAYKEMTKKGWIALQNHGNEVWFKNIKVKPL